The following are encoded together in the Sulfurihydrogenibium sp. genome:
- a CDS encoding DUF2173 family protein — translation MSLPGAVATGEFSEDGRLLSYTGDISEKAAEIAALMAAANRAIGNMQAKGWSAYTGKEGFYPVQGFAVAAGKYAACIMGNVGVFVELSKADFDKTFEVLSKYV, via the coding sequence ATGTCGTTGCCTGGAGCAGTTGCAACAGGTGAATTTTCTGAAGACGGAAGACTTTTATCTTACACTGGGGACATTTCAGAAAAAGCGGCAGAAATAGCTGCATTGATGGCTGCAGCTAACAGAGCTATAGGAAACATGCAAGCAAAAGGTTGGAGCGCATACACAGGTAAAGAAGGATTTTATCCTGTTCAAGGTTTTGCAGTAGCAGCCGGAAAATATGCTGCATGCATCATGGGAAATGTTGGAGTTTTTGTTGAGCTTTCAAAAGCTGACTTTGACAAAACTTTTGAAGTTTTAAGCAAGTATGTTTAA